The Anopheles coluzzii chromosome 2, AcolN3, whole genome shotgun sequence genome window below encodes:
- the LOC120949247 gene encoding 60S ribosomal protein L3: MSHRKFSAPRHGSMAFYPKKRASRHQGRVKAFPKDDASKPVHLTAFLAYKAGMTHIVREADRPGSKINKKEVVEAVTILETPPLVVVGAVGYIETPFGPRALCNVWAQHLSEECRRRFYKNWHASKKKAFTKASKKWTDDLGKKSIEDTFKKMVRYCKFIRVIAHSQIRLIKQGQKKAHIIEIQLNGGSIADKVNWVKEHLEKPIPVSQVFSQDEMIDCVAVTKGKGFKGVTSRWHTKKLPRKTHKGLRKVACIGAWHPSRVAFTVARAGQKGYHHRTELNKKIYRLGAGIHTKDGKVIKNSAATEYDLTDKSITPMGGFPFYGEINQDFLMIKGCCIGAKRRVITLRKSLLVHTKRSALEQIKLKFIDTSSKMGHGRFQTPADKRAYYGVLKKDRIREEKAQAAAAAAAAAAKPSA; this comes from the exons ATG TCTCATCGTAAGTTTTCAGCACCTCGCCATGGTTCCATGGCTTTCTACCCGAAGAAGCGTGCTTCGCGCCACCAGGGTCGCGTGAAGGCGTTCCCTAAGGACGATGCTTCCAAGCCGGTGCATTTGACCGCGTTCCTGGCGTACAAGGCTGGCATGACGCACATCGTGCGTGAAGCCGACCGTCCAGGTTCAA AAATTAACAAGAAGGAGGTCGTGGAAGCGGTCACGATTCTCGAAACCCCGCCACTGGTGGTTGTCGGTGCCGTCGGCTACATCGAAACGCCGTTCGGACCGCGTGCTCTGTGCAACGTCTGGGCCCAGCATCTGTCTGAGGAGTGCCGTCGTCGCTTCTACAAGAACTG GCACGCGAGCAAGAAGAAGGCCTTCACCAAGGCCTCGAAGAAGTGGACCGACGATCTGGGCAAGAAGTCGATTGAGGACACCTTCAAGAAGATGGTCCGCTACTGCAAGTTCATCCGTGTCATCGCACACTCGCAG ATTCGTCTGATCAAGCAGGGTCAGAAGAAGGCTCACATCATCGAGATCCAGCTGAACGGTGGTTCCATCGCCGACAAGGTTAACTGGGTGAAGGAGCATCTCGagaagccgattccggtgtCGCAGGTGTTCTCGCAGGACGAGATGATCGACTGCGTTGCCGTTACCAAGGGTAAGGGTTTCAAGGGTGTGACCAGCCGTTGGCACACGAAGAAGCTGCCGCGCAAGACGCACAAGGGTCTGCGCAAGGTGGCCTGTATCGGTGCGTGGCATCCGTCTCGCGTTGCCTTCACCGTCGCCCGTGCCGGTCAGAAGGGTTACCATCATCGTACGGAGCTGAACAAGAAGATCTACCGCCTGGGTGCCGGTATCCACACCAAGGATGGCAAG GTCATCAAGAACAGCGCTGCCACCGAGTACGATCTGACCGACAAGTCGATCACGCCGATGGGTGGTTTCCCGTTCTACGGAGAGATCAACCAGGATTTCCTCATGATCAAGGGTTGCTGCATCGGTGCCAAGCGTCGCGTAATCACGCTGCGCAAATCGCTGCTGGTGCACACCAAGCGCTCTGCCCTCGAGCAGATCAAGCTCAAGTTCATCGACACCTCGTCGAAGATGGGCCATGGTCGCTTCCAGACGCCGGCTGACAAGCGCGCCTACTATGGCGTGCTCAAGAAGGATCGCATCCGCGAGGAGAAGGCTCaggctgccgccgccgctgctgctgccgctgccaaGCCATCGGCATAA
- the LOC120949252 gene encoding uncharacterized protein LOC120949252, producing MWDQIIGTAVALVGLIVAFVQLNSQRNPKHRAVRDAPRRRSGNGVDSDDPLCEVCEIPQMGDDTTWRRFDCGHCYHAKCLSLFASQSCFTCEHMASLQAPSADNTRLV from the exons ATGTGGGATCAAATTATCGGAACAGCTGTTGCTTTAGTTGGACTTATTGTCGCTTTTGTGCAGCTAAACTCACAGCGCAACCC TAAGCATCGAGCAGTACGTGATGCACCAAGACGGCG ATCGGGTAATGGCGTTGATAGTGATGATCCACTGTGTGAGGTATGCGAAATACCACAGATGGGAGATGACACTACTTGGAGAAGGTTCGATTGTGGCCATTGCTATCATGCAAAATGTTTGAGCCTGTTTGCTTCCCAAAGTTGCTTCACCTGTGAACACATGGCTTCACTGCAAGCGCCCTCAGCGGACAATACTCGACTTGTATAG
- the LOC120949253 gene encoding protein goliath-like, giving the protein MVLPQILTFATSLSIVALAAIGLIYYFENHTEQRRAHTSRPGNNGAGQRSDFTGRYNPQDEDIYCTICLEEIRPTSRWTLPCRHSFHLDCLDKWMVNKQECPNCRKQI; this is encoded by the exons ATGGTGCTCCCACAGATCTTAACATTTGCGACGTCGTTAAGCATCGTAGCGCTTGCCGCAATTGGTTTGATCTACTATTTCGAGAATCATACGGAACAACGTCGAGCGCACACCAGTAGACCAGGCAATAATGGTGCGGGACAACGTTCGGATTTTACGGGCAGATATAATCCTCAGGATGAAGA CATCTACTGCACCATTTGTCTGGAGGAAATAAGGCCCACCAGCCGATGGACGCTCCCTTGCCGACACTCGTTTCATCTGGATTGTCTCGACAAGTGGATGGTCAATAAGCAGGAATGTCCCAACTGTCGAAAGCAAATCTAA